A section of the Bradyrhizobium oligotrophicum S58 genome encodes:
- a CDS encoding carboxymuconolactone decarboxylase family protein — protein sequence MSDDNEMFEKGLQVRREVLGAAYVDGSLAKADDFMMAFQHITTEWCWGYAWTRPGLDRRTRSIMNLAMLTALSKPSELKLHVKGALTNGVTVDEIKEILLHATVYCGIPAGLEAFKAAHEVLVAEGAIAKKDGA from the coding sequence ATGAGCGACGACAACGAGATGTTCGAGAAGGGTCTGCAGGTGCGGCGCGAGGTGCTGGGCGCAGCCTATGTCGATGGCAGCCTCGCCAAAGCCGACGACTTCATGATGGCGTTCCAGCACATCACCACCGAATGGTGCTGGGGCTATGCCTGGACGCGGCCCGGGCTCGATCGCCGCACGCGCAGCATCATGAACCTCGCGATGCTGACGGCACTCAGCAAGCCGAGCGAGCTGAAGCTGCACGTCAAGGGCGCGCTGACCAACGGCGTGACCGTCGACGAGATCAAGGAGATCCTGCTGCACGCCACGGTCTATTGCGGCATCCCCGCAGGTCTTGAAGCCTTCAAGGCGGCGCATGAGGTGCTGGTTGCCGAGGGCGCCATCGCCAAGAAGGACGGCGCATGA
- a CDS encoding amidohydrolase: MSLRDALQPDTLDQAIRIRRALHSIPELGYKELKTSAMVVECLQALGVDEIQTGIGGTGVVGLLHGIKGTGTRRYVGLRAELDGLELTEQTGLAWQSQNSGCMHACGHDGHMAILLATARELSANREFSGTVCCIFQPAEEGGAGAKAMIEDGLLERFPLSSIYAIHNAPWLPIGKIAINSGAVMAAADRIEISVLGAGGHGGIPHQTRDPIVATANIISMLQNVVSRYVDPAEAAVISIGGIHGGSPLKGSMIPDRVDCVGTVRTYCTDVQSTIEKKIHDIVDHVCDAHDLTGLVTYKKLYPATINHADRAALVASVADGLLDQCDILSNVRPSMAGEDFSFFLQKVPGAYCLIGQGTESAASLHSPSYDFDDRNIERAALLLKRIALSELAST, translated from the coding sequence ATGTCATTGCGCGACGCACTGCAGCCAGACACTCTCGATCAAGCGATACGCATCCGCAGGGCGCTGCATTCGATTCCGGAGTTAGGGTACAAGGAGCTCAAGACGTCGGCGATGGTTGTGGAGTGTCTGCAAGCGCTCGGTGTCGACGAGATACAAACCGGGATCGGCGGAACCGGTGTGGTCGGCCTCCTTCACGGCATCAAAGGGACTGGCACCAGAAGGTATGTGGGACTGCGGGCAGAGTTGGACGGCCTGGAATTGACGGAGCAGACGGGGCTTGCTTGGCAGTCGCAGAACAGTGGCTGCATGCATGCGTGTGGTCACGACGGCCACATGGCCATTCTACTCGCTACCGCACGAGAGCTTTCAGCGAACCGCGAGTTTTCCGGAACCGTATGTTGCATCTTCCAGCCCGCTGAGGAGGGGGGAGCGGGTGCAAAAGCGATGATCGAAGATGGGTTGCTGGAGAGATTCCCGCTCAGCTCGATTTATGCAATTCATAATGCGCCATGGCTTCCAATCGGAAAGATCGCCATCAATAGCGGGGCGGTGATGGCCGCCGCGGACCGAATCGAAATCTCCGTCCTTGGAGCGGGTGGCCACGGCGGAATTCCCCACCAGACGAGGGATCCGATCGTTGCCACCGCAAACATCATCTCGATGCTGCAGAACGTCGTATCGCGCTATGTCGATCCCGCGGAGGCTGCCGTCATATCTATCGGAGGCATTCACGGCGGAAGCCCTCTCAAGGGTAGCATGATTCCCGATCGGGTCGACTGCGTCGGCACGGTTCGTACATATTGTACGGACGTTCAATCGACCATTGAAAAGAAGATCCACGATATCGTTGACCACGTCTGCGATGCCCATGATTTGACGGGATTGGTGACCTACAAAAAACTCTATCCAGCCACCATCAACCATGCGGACCGCGCTGCTCTCGTGGCCAGCGTTGCAGACGGCTTGCTTGATCAATGCGACATCCTGAGCAACGTTCGTCCGAGCATGGCCGGAGAGGACTTTTCGTTCTTTCTACAAAAGGTCCCGGGAGCGTATTGCTTGATTGGTCAGGGGACGGAGAGCGCTGCCAGCCTGCACAGCCCCTCATATGATTTCGACGATCGCAATATCGAGCGTGCCGCGCTGCTTTTGAAGCGCATAGCCCTTAGTGAACTGGCGTCAACTTGA
- the hemA gene encoding 5-aminolevulinate synthase: MNYDGIFAGAIDALREERRYRTFATLVRNPETAPTALWQPPGETRGPQPVTVWCSNDYLCMGMHPDVIEASTEASRSFGTGAGGTRNISGTHQKVVELEQELAGLHGKEAALVFTSGWVSNFAAISTIGTLLPDCVIFSDADNHNSIIEGIGRSRCEKKIWRHNDVTHLEQLLAAEPHDRAKLVVFESLYSMSGSIAPIGGIAALAERYGAMTYIDEVHAVGLYGPQGGGICDRDGLADQIDVIQGTLAKGFGSLGGYVAANASIVDAIRSYAPSFIFTSTMPPSVAASAAAAVRHLRRSKAERDQQQAVTRRVRRALQAARLPVMANESHIIPVVVGEAQKCTAASQMLLERHKIYVQPINYPTVSKGTERLRLTPTPAHRDVHIDLLVAALSDVWASLELPYDERVARSPIVGMTGDALDPKDMTGQQSVRAE; the protein is encoded by the coding sequence ATGAATTATGACGGCATATTTGCCGGGGCGATCGACGCTCTTCGTGAGGAAAGGCGATACCGGACATTTGCCACCCTGGTGCGCAATCCCGAGACTGCGCCGACTGCGCTCTGGCAACCGCCGGGCGAGACACGAGGACCGCAACCCGTCACCGTCTGGTGCTCCAATGACTATCTCTGCATGGGCATGCATCCGGATGTGATCGAAGCGTCCACGGAAGCGTCCCGGAGCTTTGGCACGGGCGCGGGAGGAACGAGGAACATCTCGGGCACGCACCAAAAAGTCGTAGAGTTGGAGCAGGAGCTCGCCGGCCTGCATGGAAAGGAGGCGGCGCTCGTCTTCACGTCAGGCTGGGTATCGAACTTCGCAGCAATCTCCACCATCGGGACTCTGTTGCCGGACTGCGTGATATTTTCAGACGCGGACAACCATAACTCGATCATCGAGGGTATCGGCCGCTCGAGATGCGAGAAGAAGATCTGGCGTCATAACGACGTGACGCATCTCGAGCAGCTGCTTGCAGCGGAGCCCCACGATCGCGCCAAACTCGTCGTATTTGAAAGTCTCTATTCGATGAGCGGCAGTATCGCGCCCATCGGCGGGATCGCTGCTCTCGCCGAGCGCTATGGTGCCATGACCTACATTGACGAAGTTCATGCCGTGGGACTGTACGGACCTCAAGGTGGCGGCATTTGCGATCGAGACGGCCTCGCAGATCAGATCGACGTCATTCAAGGTACGCTTGCCAAAGGGTTTGGATCGCTTGGCGGCTATGTCGCCGCAAACGCATCGATCGTCGATGCAATCCGAAGCTATGCGCCTTCATTCATCTTCACGTCGACGATGCCGCCAAGCGTCGCCGCGAGCGCAGCCGCGGCGGTACGTCATCTGCGCCGGTCCAAGGCCGAACGCGACCAACAGCAAGCTGTGACGCGCAGGGTCAGGCGCGCGCTTCAGGCCGCGCGCCTGCCGGTGATGGCCAACGAATCGCATATCATCCCGGTCGTGGTGGGCGAAGCGCAGAAATGTACCGCTGCGAGCCAGATGCTGTTGGAAAGACACAAGATATACGTTCAGCCCATAAATTATCCCACCGTGAGCAAGGGCACAGAGCGGCTGCGTCTGACGCCGACTCCGGCTCATCGAGACGTGCACATCGACCTGTTGGTCGCTGCTCTCTCGGATGTCTGGGCGTCTCTCGAGCTTCCGTACGATGAACGGGTCGCGCGATCTCCGATCGTTGGCATGACGGGCGATGCGCTCGATCCGAAAGACATGACGGGTCAGCAGTCAGTTCGGGCGGAGTAA
- a CDS encoding GNAT family N-acetyltransferase has protein sequence MNKHGGGVEIAKGNPFHADVVRMLRDADEYYASLYPQESNHLIDVNELAKADTLFFVAQINDRVIGCAALVLSPDYGELKRMYVDPAYRGLGVAQDLLDTIVQASREGGLSCIRLETGYLQHSAIALYKKNSFVEIPPFGCYGIDPLSKFMQRDL, from the coding sequence ATGAACAAGCATGGTGGAGGCGTCGAAATCGCGAAGGGAAATCCCTTTCACGCAGATGTCGTCCGTATGCTCAGAGACGCGGACGAATATTATGCGTCGCTTTACCCGCAAGAAAGCAACCACTTGATCGATGTGAATGAGTTGGCGAAGGCCGATACTCTTTTCTTCGTCGCTCAGATCAACGATAGGGTGATTGGCTGCGCGGCCCTCGTCCTATCGCCTGACTATGGTGAGTTGAAACGCATGTATGTAGATCCTGCCTATAGGGGGCTGGGGGTCGCGCAAGATCTGCTGGATACGATCGTGCAGGCGTCGCGAGAGGGAGGGCTATCTTGTATTCGTTTGGAAACCGGATACCTGCAGCATTCCGCGATAGCATTGTATAAAAAGAACAGTTTCGTCGAAATTCCGCCGTTTGGCTGTTATGGCATTGACCCGCTGAGCAAATTCATGCAGCGCGACCTTTAG
- a CDS encoding phosphatase PAP2 family protein, whose protein sequence is MNSDDVGLAWRTFNLNWLPVALLCAVLFGVIVWTDFSLEPTAFGVAIAIAFVLAVIAYGSALIKRDRADPKLVFWFGATAQILVVTAVVGPLSYVANAVNWPLQDQMLLLIDRAVGLDPQPIAAFFNDHSRLANYLKIGYGFIKWPLLGIPIILTIAFRFTRLQQFVLALNLALAVTIVISAFVPAVGTYYGLGLSPTDQFPLLDSTNYAAQLRDIQALRDGSLRHLDLLKMAGIVSFPSFHTASAILYIWAVWPVRALRWATVALNSWMIAATPLIGAHYIVDIIGGAVVAAGCVLLTKRLFRSLLLGSSPRPAWHISWEHAGWNSASAPLQPANRVAATVPPS, encoded by the coding sequence ATGAACAGTGACGACGTCGGTCTCGCTTGGCGCACATTCAACCTGAATTGGCTTCCCGTCGCGTTGCTGTGTGCCGTGCTCTTCGGCGTCATCGTCTGGACCGACTTTTCGCTGGAACCGACAGCGTTCGGCGTTGCCATCGCGATTGCCTTCGTATTGGCCGTCATCGCCTATGGGTCGGCGCTCATCAAGCGGGATCGTGCCGATCCCAAGCTCGTTTTCTGGTTTGGTGCCACCGCACAGATACTCGTCGTCACCGCGGTTGTCGGGCCTCTCAGCTATGTCGCGAACGCAGTGAATTGGCCACTGCAAGATCAGATGCTATTGCTGATCGACCGTGCCGTCGGACTGGATCCTCAGCCGATCGCGGCCTTTTTCAACGATCACAGCCGGCTCGCGAACTACCTGAAGATCGGCTATGGCTTCATCAAATGGCCGCTGCTCGGCATCCCCATCATTTTGACGATTGCCTTCCGGTTCACCAGGCTTCAGCAGTTCGTCCTTGCGCTGAACCTTGCGCTCGCCGTGACGATTGTCATTTCTGCATTCGTCCCGGCGGTCGGAACCTACTACGGCCTGGGCCTGTCGCCCACAGACCAATTTCCGCTACTCGATTCGACGAACTACGCGGCGCAGCTTCGTGACATTCAGGCGCTGCGCGATGGGTCGCTGCGTCATCTCGATCTGCTGAAGATGGCGGGTATCGTCTCTTTTCCGAGCTTTCACACAGCATCGGCGATTCTTTATATCTGGGCGGTGTGGCCGGTCCGGGCGCTCCGGTGGGCAACGGTCGCGCTCAACAGTTGGATGATTGCAGCAACGCCGTTGATCGGTGCGCATTATATCGTCGATATCATCGGTGGCGCCGTCGTGGCCGCCGGGTGCGTTCTCCTGACCAAACGTCTCTTTCGCTCGCTACTTCTCGGATCTTCGCCTCGACCGGCTTGGCACATATCCTGGGAGCACGCCGGCTGGAACTCTGCTTCGGCACCATTGCAGCCCGCGAACCGTGTCGCAGCGACGGTTCCACCATCATGA
- a CDS encoding amidase, which translates to MNALLDYSAVEVVSLLRRGDVTPHDCLDAVEQRVGEVNSTFNALPTLCFDRAHDRASKLMQKPRDERGQLSGLPLVIKDLQKVSGVRSTAGSLIYSDHVPAFTDAVVQHIEDEGGLVFGKSNVPELGVGFNSLNPVFDPCLNPWNVKYSPGGSSSGSATALALNMTWLAHGSDMGGSLRIPASFCGVVGMRPSPGRVAMANRAAVDQTLAVQGPMARNVVDLAMFLDAMSGETHRDLLSKPRPLRSFASAAHVQKLPKRVAFSADLNIGPVDPEVARIVQNAAALLQANGVVVDQASPNLDGVQRCFRVMRAYVLACSLGNVLRKQAALVRSTDIRENVTEGLQLKIDQMLEAEQARVRIVQHVADFFETYDLLICPTTIVPAHPIDQPTVVECAGQVFDGYFDWTALTYVAAVAGLPALSLPCGVTRSGLPVGLQVIGPTNGDHDVISCAAALESMLSFHQLAPVRGRSEATALSENIQRPA; encoded by the coding sequence ATGAACGCCTTGCTCGACTATTCGGCTGTTGAGGTCGTGTCCCTGCTTAGACGCGGTGATGTGACTCCGCATGATTGCCTTGATGCGGTGGAACAGCGTGTCGGCGAGGTCAACTCGACCTTCAACGCCCTGCCGACGCTCTGCTTCGATAGGGCGCATGATCGTGCATCAAAATTGATGCAGAAGCCTCGCGACGAACGCGGCCAGCTGTCTGGCCTGCCGCTGGTCATCAAGGACCTTCAGAAAGTGTCCGGGGTTCGATCGACGGCCGGATCTCTGATATATAGCGATCATGTTCCAGCCTTCACGGATGCGGTGGTCCAGCACATCGAAGACGAAGGGGGCCTCGTATTTGGAAAGTCCAACGTCCCTGAACTCGGCGTTGGATTCAATTCTCTGAATCCGGTCTTTGACCCGTGTTTGAACCCGTGGAACGTCAAATATTCGCCGGGGGGATCATCTTCCGGTTCGGCCACTGCTCTGGCGCTGAATATGACGTGGCTTGCTCATGGCTCCGACATGGGGGGATCCTTGCGCATTCCCGCGAGCTTCTGTGGCGTTGTTGGGATGAGGCCGTCGCCGGGGCGGGTCGCTATGGCTAACCGCGCCGCCGTTGATCAGACGCTAGCCGTCCAAGGCCCGATGGCGCGGAACGTCGTCGATCTTGCAATGTTCCTTGACGCCATGTCGGGCGAGACCCACAGGGATCTGCTTTCCAAACCACGTCCATTGCGGTCGTTTGCCAGCGCGGCTCACGTCCAGAAGTTGCCGAAGCGAGTCGCCTTCTCCGCTGATCTGAACATCGGCCCTGTGGACCCCGAAGTCGCTCGCATCGTGCAAAATGCCGCAGCGCTACTTCAGGCCAATGGCGTCGTCGTGGATCAGGCGTCTCCGAATCTAGATGGAGTCCAGCGATGTTTTCGAGTGATGCGTGCTTACGTTTTGGCGTGCAGCCTCGGTAATGTCCTGAGGAAGCAGGCGGCGCTGGTGAGATCGACCGATATCAGGGAGAACGTGACCGAGGGTCTGCAGCTGAAGATCGACCAGATGCTTGAAGCCGAACAGGCGCGGGTTCGCATCGTGCAGCATGTGGCTGATTTCTTCGAAACATATGATCTCTTGATATGTCCGACGACAATCGTGCCAGCTCATCCGATCGATCAGCCGACCGTGGTCGAGTGTGCAGGCCAAGTATTCGATGGCTATTTCGACTGGACGGCGCTGACCTACGTCGCGGCCGTGGCCGGTCTTCCTGCCTTATCGCTGCCTTGCGGTGTGACACGGTCGGGTCTTCCGGTAGGACTGCAGGTGATCGGGCCGACAAATGGCGACCACGACGTCATTTCCTGTGCGGCCGCCCTGGAGAGCATGCTGTCGTTTCACCAACTCGCTCCTGTTCGTGGAAGGTCGGAAGCAACGGCCTTGTCCGAGAACATCCAGAGGCCGGCGTAG
- a CDS encoding NAD(P)-dependent oxidoreductase, protein MSAPQKILFVGIGNMGWPMAARLLGAGFAVAVNDAVPGRGADFVRQVGGTEAEDLALAAAQADVIVTMLPTSKHVAEAVAALRGGLKQGHVVIDMSSGAPAATQAIAADLASLGVVMLDAPVSGGVPRAVTGELAIMAGGDVAALDRVEPVLRAMGTTIHRIGGLGSGQAMKALNNLVSAGGFLIGIEALLIGQQFGIDPGLMTDVLNASTGMNNSTQKKFKQFVLSRQFNSGFGLDLMVKDLSIALEVARANGVAAPFSNLCRELSASAQGLLGPGQDHTALAKLSEALAGVELGS, encoded by the coding sequence ATGAGCGCGCCGCAGAAGATCCTCTTCGTCGGCATCGGCAACATGGGCTGGCCGATGGCTGCGCGCCTGCTCGGCGCCGGCTTCGCGGTGGCCGTCAACGATGCCGTCCCCGGGCGAGGCGCGGATTTCGTGCGCCAGGTCGGCGGCACCGAAGCAGAGGATCTCGCGCTCGCGGCAGCGCAGGCCGATGTCATCGTCACGATGCTGCCGACGAGCAAGCATGTCGCGGAGGCCGTCGCGGCCTTGCGCGGCGGCCTCAAGCAGGGTCACGTCGTGATCGACATGAGTTCAGGCGCGCCGGCGGCGACCCAGGCGATCGCCGCCGATCTTGCCTCGCTCGGCGTGGTCATGCTCGATGCGCCGGTCAGCGGCGGCGTGCCGCGGGCGGTGACAGGCGAGCTCGCGATCATGGCGGGCGGCGATGTGGCCGCGCTCGACCGCGTCGAACCGGTGCTGCGTGCGATGGGCACCACGATTCACCGCATCGGCGGCCTCGGCTCCGGCCAGGCAATGAAGGCGCTCAACAACCTCGTCTCGGCGGGCGGTTTCCTGATCGGCATCGAGGCTCTGCTGATCGGCCAGCAGTTCGGCATCGATCCCGGGCTGATGACGGATGTGCTCAACGCCTCGACCGGCATGAACAATTCGACGCAGAAGAAGTTCAAGCAGTTCGTGCTGTCGCGCCAGTTCAACAGCGGCTTCGGACTCGACCTGATGGTGAAGGACCTGTCGATCGCGCTCGAGGTCGCCCGGGCCAATGGTGTCGCCGCGCCGTTCTCCAACCTCTGCCGCGAGCTGAGCGCCAGCGCGCAGGGGCTGCTCGGGCCGGGTCAGGACCACACCGCGCTGGCGAAGCTGAGCGAGGCCTTGGCTGGAGTCGAGCTGGGAAGCTGA
- a CDS encoding DMT family transporter, which produces MTVGVEVAGLGTAVCLAISSLIAADVSRTTGVFEFTKTRMIFASFFMLPVLFIANVPLRVSAADALTLAVSSLVGIVIGDLSLIAAISKIGPKKTSIIFSSNVVIGALLEAAIYHKKTTIEATLGILLVLTGALIVVAFRGGAGAPAAGTPMNGHLNAERQNTGVALAVLAAGCQAVGTLISTPVVTAGTSPIMATTIRFCAASLLFVIMGRTRSDDIRTDASSATVYAKIVASALVGMCGGLTLLMLAITSGKIAISMTYASSTPLVLLLLLWLTRGERPNASSLLGAIMAVAGTALLIFEGAHQR; this is translated from the coding sequence ATGACGGTCGGCGTCGAAGTTGCCGGGCTTGGAACCGCTGTGTGCCTGGCGATCAGCAGCCTCATTGCCGCTGACGTCAGTCGCACCACAGGTGTTTTCGAGTTCACGAAGACGCGAATGATCTTCGCGTCTTTTTTCATGCTGCCAGTGCTGTTCATCGCCAACGTTCCGCTTCGCGTGAGTGCCGCGGACGCGCTGACGCTCGCGGTATCGAGTCTCGTCGGAATTGTGATCGGTGACCTGTCTCTCATTGCCGCAATCAGCAAAATCGGACCGAAGAAGACCAGCATCATATTCTCATCCAACGTCGTTATCGGCGCCTTGCTGGAGGCTGCCATCTATCACAAGAAGACCACGATCGAGGCAACGCTTGGTATTCTTCTTGTACTGACAGGCGCGTTGATTGTCGTTGCCTTCAGAGGAGGCGCCGGCGCTCCCGCGGCCGGCACTCCCATGAATGGCCATCTCAACGCCGAACGCCAGAACACGGGCGTCGCATTGGCGGTTCTTGCAGCCGGATGCCAGGCGGTCGGCACGCTGATTTCGACTCCCGTCGTAACCGCCGGGACATCGCCTATCATGGCGACGACAATACGGTTTTGCGCAGCGTCCCTGTTGTTTGTCATCATGGGCCGGACCCGCAGCGACGACATCAGGACAGACGCCAGCTCCGCTACCGTTTACGCCAAGATCGTTGCGAGTGCGCTGGTTGGAATGTGCGGCGGCCTGACGCTTCTTATGCTGGCGATCACAAGCGGAAAAATCGCAATATCGATGACATACGCGTCCTCGACGCCGCTGGTGCTCCTGCTTCTGCTCTGGCTTACGCGGGGTGAGAGACCAAATGCAAGTTCGCTCCTGGGCGCAATCATGGCAGTGGCGGGCACCGCTTTACTCATCTTCGAAGGGGCACACCAGCGATGA
- a CDS encoding B12-binding domain-containing radical SAM protein, with protein sequence MTQSKYKILFVTQHYHPIHLADDRIYIVEPIQYEVLASMLDRDEVDISLLDQRLDRRPSALLETIRRLRPNFVGFTSWTMHVDLVRMQAALVKQFDPSIIVAVGGHHASLSPSDFSDPNIDYVMMGEAYLSFRDLILRCRESQRNVADLAGVAWQDNGKFFSNGKAAVPKSFDLDSLPLPDRSILGKYKGKYYHLWWKPVAALRTSMGCPARCSFCNLWRPNLGKYLTWSPEYIVEYLKTIDEPYVIFTDDHFFGDGRRAHAIGEAILRADIKKEYLFYSRADAIVRDPSLVALWSRVGLKRLRMGLESYSDSELGAMEKGSSVAHNDRAIEILKKHQVLIEGLFIVGVDYKREQFENLTSYIRSRKVDIPNITVATPMPGTTDYTKNEDALIYRNPTYYDFQHAVLPTRLDIKEFCHLYGKMLLKVQRPPLEQIRRIGLWKFICNVPSFWIYFLRVYTSYKHYGYVERGGIELPTLPWIDMRRGSCGGDAAADKKHGSVDIDEVLPAGVPS encoded by the coding sequence ATGACGCAGTCCAAGTACAAGATCCTGTTCGTCACGCAGCATTACCATCCGATTCATCTGGCAGATGACCGGATCTATATTGTTGAACCCATCCAGTACGAAGTGCTGGCGTCCATGCTGGACAGGGATGAGGTGGACATTTCCCTGCTTGACCAGCGCCTTGATCGCCGCCCGTCGGCCCTGCTCGAGACGATAAGGCGCCTGCGTCCAAACTTCGTCGGATTCACGTCTTGGACGATGCACGTCGATCTCGTGCGGATGCAGGCGGCGCTAGTCAAGCAGTTCGACCCCTCGATCATCGTTGCGGTGGGGGGGCATCATGCGAGCCTAAGTCCGTCCGACTTTTCCGACCCCAACATCGACTACGTCATGATGGGAGAGGCTTATCTCTCGTTCCGGGATTTGATCCTGCGCTGCCGGGAAAGCCAGCGTAACGTCGCTGACCTGGCAGGCGTTGCCTGGCAGGACAACGGAAAATTCTTCTCGAACGGAAAAGCGGCCGTTCCGAAGTCCTTCGATCTCGACAGTCTCCCCCTCCCGGATCGAAGTATTCTCGGCAAATATAAGGGCAAATACTACCACCTCTGGTGGAAGCCGGTTGCGGCCCTGAGGACGTCCATGGGATGTCCGGCGAGATGCTCGTTCTGCAACTTGTGGCGGCCGAACCTCGGAAAGTATCTGACGTGGAGCCCGGAATACATCGTCGAGTATCTCAAAACGATCGACGAACCGTATGTCATATTTACAGACGATCACTTCTTCGGAGATGGGCGTCGGGCGCACGCCATTGGTGAAGCGATCCTCCGGGCGGACATCAAGAAGGAGTACTTGTTCTACAGTCGGGCGGACGCGATTGTGAGAGATCCGAGCTTGGTCGCGCTGTGGTCGCGGGTTGGGCTCAAGCGCCTTCGAATGGGCCTGGAGAGCTATTCCGATTCCGAGCTCGGTGCCATGGAAAAGGGCAGCTCCGTGGCGCACAACGACAGGGCTATCGAGATTCTCAAGAAGCATCAAGTCTTGATCGAAGGCCTGTTCATCGTCGGTGTCGACTACAAAAGAGAACAGTTCGAGAATCTGACGAGCTACATCCGCAGCCGAAAGGTCGACATCCCGAACATTACTGTCGCGACGCCGATGCCGGGGACGACAGACTACACCAAAAACGAAGACGCGCTCATCTATAGGAATCCGACGTACTACGATTTCCAGCACGCCGTGCTCCCTACCAGGCTCGATATCAAGGAGTTCTGCCATCTCTATGGTAAGATGTTGCTCAAGGTCCAGAGACCGCCACTCGAGCAGATCCGGCGCATAGGTCTGTGGAAGTTCATTTGTAACGTTCCGTCATTCTGGATCTACTTCCTTCGCGTCTACACGTCTTATAAGCACTACGGCTACGTTGAACGAGGAGGGATCGAACTTCCAACGCTTCCATGGATTGATATGCGGCGCGGAAGCTGCGGCGGCGACGCGGCGGCGGACAAGAAACATGGCTCCGTCGACATCGACGAGGTGCTTCCGGCCGGGGTTCCGTCATGA
- a CDS encoding HalD/BesD family halogenase translates to MNLSANCTPADTELRLASHIGGLPQGDIDQLSQTFRSNHVAVIDQLLPKDMVEALTSEANILLDRESKRRKLIIKESGNTPRAYSSVGRDAICQHDGVIPAIFKSDAVLSFLRKLAGENIERVPYRPEEYIINSQCEPGDTHGWHWDDYAYALIFVIEAPDPLLGGRVEYLSNVEWQKGSTEPYLRRVLQDNVVRSLYVNSGQCYFMKANTTLHRVAPLTGSTKRTVVVLTFASPEDMVSDSITHNSMEDIYPDDTNTKSDDATVEAANVG, encoded by the coding sequence ATGAATCTGTCAGCAAACTGTACGCCCGCAGACACCGAGCTGCGCCTGGCTAGTCACATTGGCGGCCTGCCGCAAGGCGACATCGATCAGCTGTCACAAACGTTCAGGAGCAACCACGTCGCGGTGATCGATCAGCTTCTTCCAAAGGACATGGTCGAAGCGCTCACCAGCGAAGCGAATATCCTGCTCGACCGCGAGTCGAAGCGGCGCAAGCTGATCATCAAGGAAAGCGGCAACACACCAAGAGCCTACAGCAGCGTCGGGCGCGACGCCATTTGTCAACATGACGGGGTTATTCCGGCCATCTTCAAGAGCGACGCGGTTCTCTCCTTTCTCCGGAAGCTCGCCGGCGAGAACATTGAACGGGTTCCTTACCGACCCGAGGAGTATATCATCAATAGTCAGTGCGAGCCCGGCGACACCCATGGCTGGCATTGGGATGATTATGCCTACGCCCTCATTTTCGTCATTGAGGCGCCAGATCCGCTCCTTGGGGGACGCGTCGAGTACCTCTCGAACGTCGAATGGCAGAAAGGCTCTACCGAGCCATACCTCCGGCGAGTCCTGCAAGACAACGTCGTTCGGTCTCTCTACGTCAACAGCGGACAGTGCTACTTCATGAAGGCGAATACGACCCTGCACCGCGTGGCGCCCCTGACGGGGTCTACCAAGAGAACCGTTGTCGTCCTGACGTTTGCGTCGCCGGAAGACATGGTGTCGGATTCCATAACGCACAACTCGATGGAAGACATCTATCCGGACGATACCAATACCAAGTCCGATGACGCAACAGTCGAGGCGGCTAACGTCGGATGA